DNA from Salvia splendens isolate huo1 unplaced genomic scaffold, SspV2 ctg1073, whole genome shotgun sequence:
catttaaaaatcctATCACAggtatctaacaaaatatataatcacaaatcgtgtatattttgccattttccggatgaaaatgcccaaatgggctGAAGGGCAGTTTAGACAATTTACCCACTAAACCTGCACCCTATGCTGGACATAGCCTGCATGTGTAAGTCCTGTCTTGTCAAACAGAATAGTAATTTCCATTCTCctattttctttcatctttccctctctctctaaatGATCTGCATTCGACAATGCCGTATAAACACTCTGTTTctttcatatttcattttcgTTGGCTTTCATATTTCCCTCTCTGAATATAATAGGCGATTTTATGTTGTTCGGCATCTGGGAATTTAGGGGATTGCATTTGTTGGCAGAAAGTTCGGCATCTGGAATTTAGGGGATTTCATTTCTTCGGCATCTGGAATTTAGGGGATTTCATCTGGATTTCGCTGAATTTAGGGTATCCACAAGGGTTTAGGCGATTTCATatggaattttattttgcaattgttggttgattttttttgttgtagggTTACTGTTGGGTATCTGAAAAACTAATTTGCAATTCTTGGTCGAATGTAATGGTTGTAGGGTTACAGTAGGGGCATCTATAaaattttgcaattcttggttgAAGTTTATAGTTGGGCGGAATTATGATTTCAGTTTTTGAGCTATATGCTATCTTTCGGTGAAATTGCATTGCTGATTTGAATTTGTATTGTCGAATTGAATTCAGGTCGtgttgcaatgtcttcttcttcttcttcttattcttcttcttcttcttctcaatctttcggttcaagcttcaattggaaTTGGCCTCATCCCGAAACTGTGAATTGTAATCACGATCTTGAGGGTGAGCTTGTGACATCTAGGACGACTGCTAACCCGGGTAGACGTTACTATTGATGCCCAATATGGAAGgttaaaatcatgaattttgttcatttttccattaattttgtTGGCAGAAAGATTAATGAGAAAGTATTATGTAGGAAGATGATTGCAAGTTTTTTCGATGGAGTCTATCCCCAAGCCAAGACAGTTACTTTCAGAGAGTGAAACTTGAGCGAGACCAATTCGAATTTGAACTTCGAGCCAAATCGCTACTTGAAGGTGTTCTGCAAGAGAAATTGCGCATGAAAATTGTGGAGTTTGAAGCCTTGAAGTTACAACTGGGCATGAAAACTGAAGAGTGTGACACATTGGCGCTAACAATTGGTAAAACGGCAACAACTCTCCGAATGTGACGCATTGACGCAACAATTGGTAAAAATCACAATCTTGTtcttatgtattgtaattttTCTACTGTTATAACAAAGCTATGTCGTGTTCACTCCTTCATTATCTTCTGATGTTGATTGATTACGTTTTGTTTTCATCTATGCCTGAAATCACGAATGAGGTTACTCgactatgactgaaatcacaaactATGTACACCAATGAATACAAACCGACGAAGTCCTCTTTGACTTTTAAATGCCTGATGTTGATTGATTACTTTTTGTTTTCATCTATGCCTGAAATCACAAATGATGTTTCTCAACTATGACTCAAATCACATACTATGTACAAAAATGGATACAAACCGATGAAGTACTCTTTCAAATGCCTGATGTTGATTGATTACTTTTTGTTTTCATCTATGCCtgaaatcacgaatgaagtttCTCAAATATGACTGAAATCACATACTATGTACAAAAATGGATACAAACCGACGAAGTACTCTATCAAATGCCACCAAAATATATCATGATATCATTTCCACCAAAATACTAGAGTAATTTGTTACAAACTAGTCCGTCACATACATAACatacatatcatatcatcactGCCATCAAAATATATCAACACTGCCAGAAAATATTGTTCACCCATCCCAAACAAACACAAAGTTTTAAGATTAAGTAAGTCACGTCAATCTTGATCACCGCAGCGGCCGCTTCGCTGAGGCTGAGTCCGGGTCCGAGTCCTTGATACCGGATCCGAAACATTAGGCTGCAACAATTAATAGTATAGTAAGTATATATGGGAAACACTGTGTACAAGTAGAGGATGTAGgtgcagatgcttattgcataGTACCTCTTGGCGTCGGCGATTGTTTGACGACTCAGGCAAAGTACTCTCACCATGTTCACGCGACCCGTTGTGCTGCGAAGTCTCCCCAACTTGAGAACGGGCATCTGTCCGAGGATCATTGCTGCATGTCCTCCTATTATGACCTTCTTGACCGCACCGACGACATTTCATCACGAAGGTGAGATGCAATGACTCACCTCCGTCCGCATGAAGATGAATCTGGGGCTCCTCACGTCTCAGTTTCTTCGGCCTACCACGCTGTCGCTTTGACCTCGGGGGTGCCAGTTCCACCGCACAATCAGAAGTAGTCTTGGGCCAATTGTCCACTCCATTGATGGGGTAAAGGACATTATCGTACAACATGATCATTGTTGACTTCAAATAATAGCGGGAAATGAATCGCGTCACGTCGTCACTCTTCATGTTGATTGTTGCGATAGCATTAGTGCACGGGATTCCGGTTAGCTGCCACAATCTACAGGAGCATATAAAATCGCGCATGGTGACAACATATTGGCCAGACGGCCCAGTTACTTGGTACGAAGATTGTCCGTTCCATGTAGCCCTCCACGATGAAGCCCGCGCGTACCACTTATCAACAAGCTCCTTGATAACAGGAGGGACTGCGTGATCATAGCTTTTGATCCACTGGCCTCTGATCTGAATTCTTTCCATTTGACTTGTTCGAATGTCCTCCAACATGTTGATAATTGCTTTCTCTCGAGCCAATGCAATCTTCGAATTGAATGCCTCACAAATGTTGTTGAGGAGCACATCACAACAAGTGTGTGGAGAGAAAAATGCCTTGACCCACTTTTCTTTGCGAGCAACTCGA
Protein-coding regions in this window:
- the LOC121788549 gene encoding uncharacterized protein LOC121788549, encoding MTRRRVHVKRNDDDKLRATCKGQGCEWYVYLRKHEIHNGQDYVVMTMQRDHAHTCSQVLDSKWLTAKWLGERYMEKIKANPHIPLAAIRQCVDEDFGLKIGRMKAYRAREHALDDIFGSAATQYRNLFYYKAELKRTHPDSSIHIHYENTRDSGAWKWFVEYLSDDLNLHANGPRYVFMSDQQKGLAKLIVEEFPQSEHHFCVQHIYNNFKKRFVRENFKDQLWEIASSTTLKHYVDKIDALQTEYPQTSVAFSSCSQRKIALAREKAIINMLEDIRTSQMERIQIRGQWIKSYDHAVPPVIKELVDKWYARASSWRATWNGQSSYQVTGPSGQYVVTMRDFICSCRLWQLTGIPCTNAIATINMKSDDVTRFISRYYLKSTMIMLYDNVLYPINGVDNWPKTTSDCAVELAPPRSKRQRGRPKKLRREEPQIHLHADGGESLHLTFVMKCRRCGQEGHNRRTCSNDPRTDARSQVGETSQHNGSREHGESTLPESSNNRRRQEPNVSDPVSRTRTRTQPQRSGRCGDQD